Within the Gloeobacter kilaueensis JS1 genome, the region GACCGATGGCTCCACTGGTCTTATAAGCAAAGTCCCCTGGCCAGATCGTCTGCTGGTCGTAGTAGCTGCCCTGCCACTGGGCACCCGTGAGGTCGCTGCCCGTCAGATTGGCCCGCTCCAGATCCGCCCGGTTCAGACAGGCGTCTGTCAGATTGGCCCCTGTGAGGTTGGCTCCGACCAGGCTCGCCCCCCGCAGATCGGCTGCCTGCAGATTGGCCCCGGCAAGATTCGCCCCGCTCAGATCGACTGCCACCAGCACCAGTCCGCTGAGATCCGCTCCCGCAAGCTGGCTGCCCCGCAGGTCTGTGCCGTAGAGGTCCGAATTTGATCTGAGCCAGGTAAGAAGTTCAGGAGAATCGTTCATCTTCAGGGCCAGAGAGCGGCAACTAGCTATCGTAGCGCGCCGATGGACACCTGCCCATCGCTTCAGTACGATAGCAGGTGCCCCCAAACCGGGTACAAGGAACCATGCGCTTTGAGCCGCCGATGACGATGATGGACTTCCTTCGCCGCAGCGAGGGCACCTGGTTCTCGCAGCGCACCGTCCATCACTTCGATGCGGTCGCCGACGAGTCGGGGGAATCGAACCTGATTGTCCAGGTGCTCGAAAAGGACGACCCGCGCGTGCAGGCAGTCTGCGAGCAGCAGGCGATCGAAGCACAAAGCGCACTCGGGGGAGCGGCGTTTAGCTGGCGGGACAACCTCGACGACGAGGACGAGCGGGCAAGCCGGGCGGCGGTGCTCGTCGATCTGCCCGACGCCCACAATCCGCGCACCGGCAAACTGCTGCGCAACCAGGGTTACGTCGAGCAGATGCCCGTAATCAGCCGCTACTTTTTTGCCGAGGACGGGGTGCTCACCATCGACACCGAGTACACCAACAACCAGGGCCAGGAGCGCTGCTGGTTCGTCACCGATTACTTTCGGGTGCGCATCGGCACCGTGCGGCTGATGAGCGGCGTCAACCTCATCTCCTACAGCTCCGAGCGCCGCTGCCTCACCCCAGAGGCGATCTTGAAACTGCAGCAGCGCGCCGCCGAGCCCGCCTGATGTTACGGATCTTTGCTTAGTTTTGAGAATAAAGGGACGCGGCAGGACATCCTCCCTTATCTTCAAAAACGGTAGTCTGGGATACGTCCGCCCGTCATGTACCAACCATTCCTGGAACATCTTCGGCAGGAGCTGTTTGCTCGCTTCGCCCTCGAGGCGCTGCCGATTCCTGCCGGGCTCGACTATCAGCTGAGCGAACGGGGCAGGCAGCGGACGACGATTCAAAGCTGGTGCTACCGCTCGGCGGAGTTGCGCAAGGCCCGCTACACCTACATCGATGGCGGTGAGGCGGCCCAGGTCTTCAACAGCGTCATCTATCCGGCCTACCAGTACGATCTGCCCCTCTTGGGCATCGATCTGCTGTCGTTCAACCGCAAGAAGATCCTGGTCGTCCTCGACTTTCAGCCCTTGTTTCGCGACGAAGCCTACCTGAGCCGCCATATCGAGCCGATGCGCGAGATCTACGAGCGCTACAGCGATCTGGCCCAGCCGTTCGAGATGAAGTTCTACGACGCCAACCAGTACTTCTCGCGCTACCTGCTCTTTGCGCGCGTAGGCGATCCAGATCTCGTCGCGACCCGTGTTTTTAGC harbors:
- a CDS encoding phycobiliprotein lyase, translating into MRFEPPMTMMDFLRRSEGTWFSQRTVHHFDAVADESGESNLIVQVLEKDDPRVQAVCEQQAIEAQSALGGAAFSWRDNLDDEDERASRAAVLVDLPDAHNPRTGKLLRNQGYVEQMPVISRYFFAEDGVLTIDTEYTNNQGQERCWFVTDYFRVRIGTVRLMSGVNLISYSSERRCLTPEAILKLQQRAAEPA
- a CDS encoding 15,16-dihydrobiliverdin:ferredoxin oxidoreductase; this translates as MYQPFLEHLRQELFARFALEALPIPAGLDYQLSERGRQRTTIQSWCYRSAELRKARYTYIDGGEAAQVFNSVIYPAYQYDLPLLGIDLLSFNRKKILVVLDFQPLFRDEAYLSRHIEPMREIYERYSDLAQPFEMKFYDANQYFSRYLLFARVGDPDLVATRVFSAYKDYLDLYWQMLAAAKPLEHPEAVQRVTCAHRDYDQYSAERDPASGLFSSYFGHEWAERFLYEFLFADAVPLAVTP